The Peromyscus eremicus chromosome 11, PerEre_H2_v1, whole genome shotgun sequence genome includes a window with the following:
- the Tas2r1 gene encoding taste receptor type 2 member 1 produces MLEGYTLFLFLVVMVQLFSGVLANGLIVVVNATDLITRRKMSPLGLLLSCLAASRIILQLCILFAQLGLLCLVKSSIFAYNVAFVFFINELSLWFATWLCVFYCAKIATISLPLFLWLKMRISRLIPWLILGSVLYSTVTVMIYGRETSTIPKQMYASFFSENATQVIKLHNMALSVIILGLTLPSLIFIVAVLLLIFSLWYHSWKMRTVVGTSRYTHISAMLSFLSFFILYFCHYMVALVVSTQGFHLGSTDFLYCTLLVGMYPSLHSVILILGNPKLRQNVKMFFVHCKRCHCVRAEITSRK; encoded by the coding sequence atgctGGAAGGTTATACATTATTCCTCTTTCTGGTCGTGATGGTGCAGTTGTTCAGTGGGGTCCTGGCAAATGGCCTCATTGTGGTTGTCAATGCCACTGACTTGATCACTCGGAGGAAAATGTCCCCATTGGGTCTGCTTCTTTCTTGTCTGGCAGCTTCTCGGATCATTCTGCAGTTGTGTATCTTGTTTGCACAACTGGGTCTACTCTGCTTGGTGAAATCCTCTATATTTGCTTACAACGTTGCCTTTGTCTTCTTTATAAATGAATTGAGTCTTTggtttgccacatggctctgtgttttctactGTGCCAAGATTGCTACCATCTCTCTCCCACTCTTCTTGTGGCTGAAGATGAGGATATCCAGGTTGATACCATGGCTGATCCTGGGATCTGTGCTCTATTCAACTGTTACTGTTATGATCTACGGCAGAGAGACTTCAACAATTCCCAAACAAATGTATGCAAGCTTCTTTTCTGAAAACGCAACTCAGGTCATAAAGCTACATAACATGGCACTCTCCGTCATTATCCTTGGGCTCACGCTACCATCGCTCATCTTCATTGTTGCTGTTCTGCTCTTGATCTTCTCCCTGTGGTACCACAGCTGGAAGATGAGGACTGTGGTGGGCACTAGCAGATACACTCACATCagtgcaatgctgtcctttctatCATTCTTCATCCTCTATTTCTGCCACTACATGGTGGCTCTTGTGGTCTCTACTCAAGGCTTCCACTTAGGAAGCACAGACTTTCTATACTGCACTTTGCTGGTTGGTATGTACCCCTCATTACACTCTGTCATCTTAATTTTAGGAAATCCTAAGCTGAgacaaaatgtaaaaatgttcttTGTCCATTGTAAGCGTTGTCATTGTGTGAGAGCTGAGATCACTTCAAGAAAGTGA